The following are encoded in a window of Athene noctua chromosome 29, bAthNoc1.hap1.1, whole genome shotgun sequence genomic DNA:
- the CERS2 gene encoding ceramide synthase 2, whose translation MFQTLYSYFWWERLWLPANLTWADLEDRDGRVYAKASDLYITLPLAFLFLIVRHLFETYVATLLAALLNVKEKIRLKATPNAVLERFYAATTKHPKQADVEMLSKQSGCSVRQVERWFRRRRNQDRPSLLKKFREASWRFTFYLIAFIAGMAVIVDKPWFYDLREVWKGYPIQSMLPSQYWYYMIELSFYWSLLFSIASDVKRKDFKEQIIHHVATIILISFSWFANYIRAGTLIMALHDSSDYLLESAKMFNYAGWRNTCNNIFIVFAAVFIVTRLVILPFWIMHCTVVYPLDLYPAFFGYYFFNFMMAVLQALHVFWAYLIIRMAQKFITGKVVEDERSDREETDNSEEEEEAAKNGPLSNGHPVLNNNHRKTD comes from the exons atgttTCAGACCCTCTACAGCTATTTCTGGTGGGAACGGCTCTGGCTCCCGGCAAACCTCACCTGGGCCGACCTGGAGGACCGGGATGGGCGAGTCTACGCCAAAGCCTCCGATCTCTACATCACCCTCCCCTtggccttcctcttcctcatcgtccGGCACCTCTTTGAGAC GTACGTGGCCACCCTGCTGGCCGCGCTCCTGAACGTCAAGGAGAAGATCAGGTTAAAAGCCACCCCCAACGCCGTGCTGGAGAGGTTTTACGCTGCCACCACCAAACACCCCAAGCAG gccGACGTGGAGATGCTCTCCAAGCAGAGCGGCTGCTCGGTGCGGCAGGTGGAGCGCTGGTTCCGCCGCCGCCGCAACCAGGACCGGCCCAGCCTGCTCAAGAAGTTCCGGGAGGCCAG TTGGCGATTCACGTTTTACCTTATTGCTTTCATTGCTGGCATGGCTGTCATAGTGGAT aAGCCCTGGTTCTACGACCTCCGGGAGGTGTGGAAGGGATACCCCATCCAG AGCATGCTGCCCTCCCAGTACTGGTACTACATGATCGAGCTCTCCTTCTACTGGTCCCTGCTCTTCAGCATCGCCTCCGACGTCAAGCGCAAG GACTTCAAAGAGCAAATCATCCACCACGTGGCCACCATCATCCTCATCAGCTTCTCCTGGTTCGCCAACTACATCCGCGCGGGGACGCTCATCATGGCCCTGCACGACTCCTCGGATTATCTGCTGGAG TCCGCCAAGATGTTCAACTACGCCGGCTGGAGAAACACCTGCAACAACATCTTCATCGTCTTCGCCGCCGTCTTCATCGTCACCCGCCTGGTCATCCTGCCCTTCTG GATCATGCACTGCACGGTGGTTTATCCGCTGGATCTCTACCCGGCCTTCTTCGGCTACTACTTCTTCAACTTCATGATGGCGGTGCTGCAGGCGCTGCACGTCTTCTGGGCCTACCTCATCATCCGCATGGCCCAGAAGTTCATAACTGGAAAG GTGGTGGAGGATGAGCGGAGCGACCGCGAGGAGACGGACAactcggaggaggaggaggaggcggcgaaGAACGGGCCCCTCTCCAATGGCCACCCCGTCCTCAACAACAACCACCGCAAAACCGACTGA
- the CTXND2 gene encoding cortexin domain containing 2, translating to MPVAAAHLRAARMDDATVPPAVDVDKGFAMAFVALMGLFLLAMMVRCAKLIVDPYSAIPTSTWEEEQIN from the coding sequence ATGCCCGTGGCAGCCGCGCACCTGAGAGCCGCCCGCATGGACGACGCCACGGTGCCGCCGGCCGTCGACGTGGACAAGGGCTTCGCCATGGCCTTCGTGGCCCTCATGGGCCTCTTCCTCCTGGCCATGATGGTGCGGTGCGCCAAGCTCATCGTGGATCCCTACAGCGCCATCCCCACCTCCACCTGGGAAGAGGAGCAGATCAACTGA
- the SETDB1 gene encoding histone-lysine N-methyltransferase SETDB1, producing MDSQEMKELQQEVMEELGISMEELQDIIDKELEKFECVKQRKQQLEELEKCVKQKEEEVARVDRLFDDASRAINKCEMLVKDLYSKLGLQYRESSSEDEDSATKPMEVIEIPDEDDDDVMSIGSGWKHSDSSPRSTKDQTLLREAMAAMRKSAQDVQKFMDAVNKKTNAQDTQKDAQTPQETPDTAQPVGPAAAGSDLSTDGDLNVGMRILGKKRTKTWHKGTLIAIQTVGAGKKYKVKFDKQGKSLLSGHHIAYDCHPSPEKYYVGSRVVAKYKDGDQVWLYAGIVAETPNVKNKDRFLIFFDDGYASYVKEWELYPICRPPKKTWEDIEDVSCRDFIEEYITAYPNRPMVLLKNGQLIKTEWEGTWWKSRVEEVDGSLVKILFLDDKRCEWIYRGSTRLEPMFSMKTSTASTQEKKQSGQARTRPNVGAVRSKGPVVQYTQDLTGAGPQYKPLEQMQAASLAARSVSPQPAEMECFDSQLAQSRKQVAKKSTSFRPGSVGSGQSSPSSPVLSDAPGRSGPSQQHRLSGSQASSGPAPGFHGMMDRVPNEPSYRAPLEKLFYLPHVCNYTCLSRVRPIRSDQYRSKNPLLVPLLYDFRRMTARRRVNRKMGFHVLYKTPCGLCLRSMPEIERYLFETDCDFLFLEMFCLDPYVLVDRKFQPYKPYYYIVDITKGREDVPLSCVNEIDSTPPPQVAYSKERIPGKGVYINTSWEFLVGCDCKDGCRDKSKCACHQLTVQATGCTPGGQINPNSGYQHKRLEECLPTGVYECNKRCKCNINMCTNRLVQHGLQVRLQLFKTQNKGWGIRCLDDIAKGSFVCIYAGKILTDDFADKEGLEMGDEYFANLDHIESVENFKEGYESDAKCSSDSSGVDLKDEEEENTGTEEQEESNEDSSDDNFCKDEDFSTSSVWRSYATRRQTRGQKENGLSETASKDSGLTRPISHDEAAAASCKLPVSEETSKNKVASWLSSNSMADGFQDNDSTSSFKMSEGGEAKATKMELPGEREKASASAPGDLDAESKASLKKDETEDPNKIPGLSDFRRVYGYNPSPPKLEGVRRPTSKTALLQSRRHSLALQPPTEDVLTLSSSTDSDGENGAAAAGQAQGTTNDSDIQTISSGSEEEEGDDKKNPSSGSGPVKRQVAVKSTRGFALKSTHGIAIKSTNMAAADKGESAPVRRTTRQFYDGEESCYIIDAKLEGNLGRYLNHSCSPNLFVQNVFVDTHDLRFPWVAFFASKRIRAGTELTWDYNYEVGSVEGKELLCCCGAVECRGRLL from the exons ATGGATTCCCAGGAGATGAAAGAGCTGCAGCAAGAAGTGATGGAGGAGCTGGGAATCTCCATGGAGGAGCTCCAGGACATCATCGACAAAGAGCTGGAGAAGTTTGAGTGCGTGaagcagaggaagcagcagctggaggagctggagaagtgcgtgaagcagaaggaggaagaggtggctcGTGTCGACCGGCTCTTCGATGACGCGTCGAG aGCCATTAATAAATGCGAGATGTTGGTGAAGGATCTGTACTCCAAGCTGGGCCTCCAGTACCGTGAGAGCAGCTCCGAGGACGAGGACTCGGCCACCAAGCCCATGGAAGTGATTGAGATCCCAGACGAGGACGACGATGACGTCATGAGCATCGGTTCGGGCTGGAAGCACA gTGATAGCAGTCCCAGAAGCACAAAGGATCAGACTTTG ctGCGGGAAGCCATGGCTGCAATGAGAAAGTCTGCCCAGGATGTCCAGAAATTTATGGATGCTGtgaataagaaaacaaatgccCAGGACACACAAAAAG ATGCACAAACCCCTCAGGAAACTCCTGACACTGCCCAGCCCGTTGGCCCTGCGGCGGCTGGGAGCGATCTCAGCACTGACGGTGACCTGAACGTTGGCATGAGGATCCTGGGCAAGAAGAGAACCAAAACGTGGCACAAGGGAACCCTAATTGCCATCCAGACGGTCG GTGCCGGAAAGAAATACAAAGTGAAGTTTGATAAGCAAGGGAAGAGTTTGCTTTCTGGCCACCACATCGCTTACGACTGTCACCCCTCTCCTGAGAAGTACTACGTCGGCAGCAGGGTTGTGGCAAAATACAAAGATGGGGATCAGGTTTGGCTGTACGCAGGCATCGTGGCTGAAACCCCGAACGTAAAGAATAAAGACAG GTTCCTGATCTTCTTCGATGATGGCTACGCTTCCTACGTCAAGGAGTGGGAGCTGTACCCGATCTGCAGGCCAC CGAAAAAGACCTGGGAGGACATAGAGGATGTTTCCTGCCGCGATTTCATCGAGGAGTACATCACAGCCTACCCCAACCGCCCCATGGTGCTGCTGAAGAACGGCCAGCTGATCAAAACCGAGTGGGAAGGGACCTGGTGGAAGTCCCGGGTGGAAGAAGTGGATGGCAGCCTGGTCAAAATCCTTTTCCTG GATGACAAACGCTGTGAGTGGATTTACCGGGGTTCCACGCGCCTCGAGCCCATGTTCAGCATGAAAACTTCCACAGCCTCCACCCAGGAAAAGAAGCAAAGTGGACAAGCCAGGACTCGTCCCAACGTCG GCGCTGTCAGGAGCAAAGGGCCTGTGGTGCAGTACACGCAGGATCTAACGGGAGCTGGGCCCCAGTACAAGCCTCTGGAGCAGATGCAGGCGGCCTCGCTGGCCGCGCGCTCCGTCTCGCCGCAGCCTGCTGAGATGGA ATGCTTCGACAGTCAGCTGGCCCAATCGAGAAAGCAAGTGGCCAAGAAAAGCACGTCCTTCCGCCCTGGCTCCGTGGGCTCCGGGCAGTCGTCGCCTTCGTCGCCCGTCCTAAGCGACGCGCCGGGAAGGAGCGGCCCGTCCCAGCAGCACCG gCTCTCCGGCAGCCAGGCCAgcagcggcccggccccgggcttCCACGGGATGATGGACCGCGTGCCCAACGAGCCCTCGTACCGAGCCCCTCTGGAGAAGCTCTTCTACCTTCCTCACGTCTGCAACTACACCTGCCTGTCCCGCGTGCGCCCCATCCGCAGCGACCAGTACCGCAGCAAGAACCCCCTGCTCGTCCCGCTGCTCTACGACTTCCGGCGGATGACGGCGCGCCGGCGGGTCAACCGCAAGATGGGCTTCCACGTCCTCTACAAGACGCCGTGCGGGCTGTGCCTGCGGTCCATGCCCGAGATCGAGCGCTACCTCTTCGAGACAGACTGCGACTTCCTTTTCCTGGAAATGTTCTGCCTGGATCCCTACGTGCTGGTGGATCGCAAATTCCAACCCTACAAACCTTACTACTACATCGTGGACATCACCAAGGGCAGGGAGGACGTCCCGCTGTCCTGCGTCAACGAGATCGACAGCACGCCGCCGCCGCAGGTGGCCTACAGCAAGGAGAGGATCCCCGGCAAGGGGGTGTACATCAACACCAGCTGGGAGTTCCTCGTGGGCTGCGACTGCAAAGACGGCTGCAGAGACAA ATCGAAATGTGCCTGTCACCAGCTGACGGTCCAAGCGACTGGCTGCACCCCAGGTGGGCAGATCAACCCCAACTCGGGATACCAGCACAAAAGGCTGGAGGAATGTCTCCCGACGGG AGTTTACGAGTGTAACAAGAGGTGCAAGTGCAACATCAACATGTGCACCAATCGCTTGGTGCAGCACGGGCTCCAGGTCCGACTGCAGTTATTCAAGACACAGAACAAAGGCTGGGGCATTCGCTGCCTCGATGATATTGCTAAAGGCTCCTTCGTCTGCATCTACGCAG GGAAGATCCTCACGGATGATTTCGCCGACAAAGAGGGGCTGGAGATGGGCGACGAATATTTTGCAAACCTGGATCACATCGAGAGCGTGGAGAACTTCAAGGAGGGCTACGAGAGCGACGCCAAGTGCTCCTCTGACAGCAGCGGGGTGGACCTCAAGGAcgaggaggaggaaaacacaggCACTGAGGAGCAGGAGGAGTCCAACGAGGACAGCTCTGACGACAACTTCTGCAAGGACGAGGACTTCAGCACCAGCTCGGTGTGGCGCAGCTATGCCACGCGCCGGCAGACCCGGGGCCAGAAGGAGAACGGGCTCTCGGAGACGGCTTCCAAGGACTCGGGGCTCACCCGGCCCATCAGCCACGacgaggcggcggcggcctccTGCAAGCTGCCGGTGTCCGAGGAGACCTCCAAGAACAAAGTGGCCTCGTGGCTGAGCTCCAACAGCATGGCCGACGGCTTCCAGGACAACGACAGCACCTCCTCCTTCAAGATGAGCGAAGGCGGCGAGGCCAAGGCCACCAAAATGGAGCtccctggggagagagagaaggccTCTGCTTCTGCCCCGGGCGACCTGGATGCAGAGTCAAAGGCATCGCTGAAGAAAGac GAAACGGAAGATCCAAACAAAATTCCCGG GCTCAGCGACTTCAGAAGGGTGTACGGCTACAACCCCAGCCCCCCCAAGCTGGAGGGGGTCCGCAGGCCGACGAGCAAGACGGCTCTGCTGCAGAGCCGACGGCATTCgctggccctgcagccccccacggAG GACGTGCTGACGCTGTCGAGCAGCACAGACAGCGACGGGGAGaacggggcggcggcggcggggcaggcccagggcaccACCAACGACAGCGACATCCAGACCATCTCCTCGGGCtccgaggaggaggaaggggacgACAAGAAAAACCCCTCGTCTGGGTCAG GTCCGGTCAAGAGGCAGGTGGCTGTGAAATCCACGCGAGGCTTCGCCCTGAAATCCACCCACGGCATCGCCATCAAGTCAACCAACATGGCCGCGGCCGACAAGGGCGAGAGCGCGCCCGTGCGCAGAACCACGCGCCAGTTCTACGACGGGGAGGAGTCCTGCTACATCATCGACGCCAAGCTGGAGGGCAACCTGGGCCGCTACCTCAAC cacagctgcagccccaacCTCTTCGTGCAGAACGTTTTTGTGGACACGCACGACCTCCGCTTCCCCTGGGTCGCCTTCTTCGCCAGCAA GAGGATACGAGCCGGCACGGAGCTGACGTGGGATTACAACTACGAAGTGGGCAGCGTGGAAGGCaaagagctgctgtgctgctgcggGGCTGTGGAGTGCCGCGGGCGGCTGCTGTGA